The genome window AAGTTCCTACAATAGTTTTACCTTCTCCAGTTTTCATTTCAGAAATAATACCCTTATGTAAAACTATTCCTCCTAGTATTTGAACATCAAAATGACGCATACCAATTATGCGTTTACTAGCTTCTCTAATAGTAGAAAACGCTTCAGGTAATAACATATCTAGTACATCACCTTTTATTATTCTTTTACGAAATTCTATAGTTTTATAACTTAATAAATCATTAGTAAGTGAAATAAAATGATTTTCTAAATCATTGATTATATAAACTATATTACTTATTCGTTTAATTTCACGATCATTTTTATTATAAATAAACATTGTTTATAAAAAGTACGTCTGAAGGGATTTGAACCCCTAACCTTTACCTTCGGAAGGTAAAACTCTATCCAATTGAGCTACAGACGTATATATACAGGTAATTTAAAAAACGGAAATATAAGAATTTGACTGTAAAAAACGACAGAATAGAATAATACTACAAGTTCTTAACTTAAGGTTGCTACCATAATTGATTTTATTGTATGTATTCTATTTTCAACTTGATCAAAAGATATATTATATGATGATTCAAAAATTTCATCAGTAATTTCAAAACCATTAACTAATTTTTTTTTATTTTTTATAAAATCATTTTTTAATAAGTTTTTTATAATTAATGTTTCATTATTATGAAAGGATGGTAAACAATGCATTACTTTTACTTTATAATTATTAGTAGCTTTTATAATTTCTTTATTTATTTGATATTTTGAAAGACTTTTAATTCTGTCACACCATACCTCTTCACTTTCTCCCATTGATACCCAAACATCAGTATATATAAAATCTACATTTTTTACAGCTATATAAGGATCTTCTACTAAAAGTATTTTTGCATTATTTTTTTTGGCTATATTATTACATAATATAAAAAACTTTTCTTCTGGCCACAATTTTTTAGGAGCAGCTATACGTATATCCATACCCATTTTTGCTCCTATTAATAATAATGATCTTCCAATATTATAACGTGCATCACCTAAATAAGCATATTTGATATTATTTAATGATTTATTACTGTGTTCTAACATAGTTAATACATCAGCTAAAACTTGTGTTGGATGAAATTCATTTGTTAATCCATTAAAAACAGGAATACCTGAATGTTTGGCTAATTCTTCTATTATTTTTTGACTATATCCTCTATATTGTATTGCGTCAAACATACGACCTAATACTTTTGCTGTATCTTTAATAGATTCTTTATATCCCATTTGTGAAGATTTAGAATCAATATAAGTTACATTAGCACCTTGATCATTAGCTGCTATTTGAAAAGCACAACGTGTTCTAGTTGATGATTTTTCAAAAATCAATGCTATATTTTTACCTTTTAATCTAGGATATTCATTTCCTATATATTTTGACTTTTTTAAATAACTTGCTAAGTTTATTAAATAATTAATTTCTTCTTTTGTATGATTTATTAAACTTAAAAGATTCCTATTACGTAAATTCATTTATTTCCTTTTCTTGTTAATTTTTTAAAAACTTTTAATGTACGTAAACGAGAATTTGCTAAAGCTATATCTGCAATTGCACGTGTATAATTTATTTTTGATGATTTTTCTTTAATTATTTTTTTAGCTTCATTAATACTTTTATTTATTTCATATTCATTAATATCATTTGCTTTTATAATTGTATAAGCTAAACATGAAATCATATTTGATTCTACTTCCATCAAACCACCATCTAAATAAAAAATTTCTTTCTTATCATTTACATGTGTTATTATTAAAGGACCTGAATTTAATTGTGTTATTATTGGGGCATGTCCTGATAAAATTCCTAATTCACCTTCAGTACCCATAGCTGTTATTTGTTTTATTTTTTTTGAAAAAATTAAACAGTCTATACTCATAATATCACATTGAATACTATTCATATAAGAATTCCAATTAGATTTTTTTTAATTCTTCCATACTTCCAATCATATAAAAAGCTTGTTCATGAATATTATCATATTCTCCATTTAAAATACTATTCACTCCGTTAATAGTATCTTCTACTTTTACATATTTACCTAATTTACCTGTAAATATCTCTGCAACAAAAAAAGGTTGTGATAAAAAATTTTGAATTTTACGAGCTCGATTTACAATATTTTTATCTTCTTCCGATAATTCATCTAAACCTAAAATAGCTATTATATCCTTCAATTCTTTATAACGTTGTAATATCTTACGTACTTTTAAAGAAACTTTATAATGTTTACTACTAACTACTAAAGGATCTAATTGCCTAGAAGTTGATTCTAACGGATCAATAGCAGGATAAATACCTAACTCGGCTATTTTACGAGATAATACTATTGTTGCATCTAAATGTGAAAAAATAGCTGCTGGAGATGGATCTGTTAAATCATCAGCTGGTACATATACTGCTTGTATAGATGTGATTGACCCTTTTTTAGTTGACGTAATTCTTTCTTGTAACATCCCAACTTCTTCTGCTAAAGTAGGTTGATAACCAACAGCCGAAGGCATTCTACCTAATAACGCTGATATTTCAGTTCCAGCTAATGTATATCTATATATATTATCTATAAATAATAATACATCTCTACCTTCATCTCTAAATGCTTCTGCAATAGTTAAGCCTGTTAGTGCTGCACGAAATCTATTACCAGAAGGTTCATTCATTTGACCATAAACTAAAGATACTTTATCCAGAACTTTAGATACTTTCATTTCATTATAAAAATCATTGCCTTCACGTGTTCTTTCACCTACACCTGCAAATACAGAAAAACCTGAATGTTCTATTGCTATATTACGAATTAATTCCATCATATTTACAGTTTTTCCTACACCAGCTCCTCCAAACAGTCCTATTTTACCTCCTTTGACAAAAGGACACATTAAATCTATAACCTTGATACCTGTTTCTAAAATTTCATTATTAATAGATTGTTCTATATATTTAGGTGAATTATTATGGATTGACATAATTTGTTTTTCATTTATTGGGCCTTTTTCATCTATAGGTTCACCTAAAACATTCATAATTCTACCTAAAGTTTTAATACCTACAGGTACTTTTATAGGAGAATTTGTATTAATAACTTTTAAATTACGTTTAATACCTTCAGTTGATCCCATAGCTATAGTTCTTACTATATTATCACCGATATGTTGTTGTACTTCTAAAATTAAATTTATTTTTTCTACTTTTAATGCATAATAAATTTTAGGTAATTTATTTTTTTTAAATTCTACATCAATTACTGCACCAATTATTTGTACAATTTTTCCATTCATTTTATTTCCTTATACTAATGCGGCTCCATTTACTATTTCCGAAATTTCTTGCGTTATATTTGCTTGTCTTAATTTATTATAAATATTATTTAAATCTATTATTAAATTATTAGCATTTTCTGTTGCTTTTTTCATTGAAATCATACGTGATGATTGTTCACAAGTTATATTGTCTAATATAGATTGATAGATTTGAGATTCAATATATTTAGTAAATATATTCTTTAATAATTTATTAAAATCATAAGTTTCATAAATATAAACGATTTTATTTAGGATTTCTTTTTTTATATTTAACGGTAAAATATTTTTTATTATAGGTAAGGCTTTTATTGAACTGATTGATTTATTATATATTATTTTAATACAATCAATCTGATTGTTATCATACTCTCTAATTATTACTTTTATTAAATTATAAAAATCAATGATTTTTGGATAATCACCTAAATTCTTTTTATAATAAATTATTTCTCCACCATATTTTTTTATAAATTTATTACCAATTGTTCCTAAGGTACAAAAACAATATTTGGTTTTTTTGTTTTTTATATAATTTAATAATTTTCTAAATAAATTTATATTTAAACCTCCACATAACCCTTTATCACTCGTTATTAAAATATAACAAATTTTTTGTATTTTTTTATTTATATTAATATAATTATTTTTGTAATTTATATTATTATCAGTAACAATACGATTACATATCTCTTTTATTTTTTTAGTATAATACCTACTTAATAACATTCTATTTTGTAATTTACGCATTTTAGATGCTGATACCATTTCCATTGCACTAGTAATTTTTTTGGTATTTTTTATAATTTCAATTTGTAATTTTATTTCTTTTGTCGCTAATATCAAAATCTTACCTATTTACCTATATTTTTCTTTAAAGTTTTCTAATATTTGTTTAAAGTTTTCTATATACTCTTCTTTACCATTATTATTTATCAAATTTATTAATTTCTTATAATTTAAATTATAATAATTGATCAATTCTTTTTCAAATGAAAAAATTTTCTTTACATTTATATCATATAAATAATCTTTATTTGCAGCATACAATAATATTGATATTTCAGCAACACTCATTGTATTAAATTGTTTTTGTTTCATTAGTTCTGTTATACGTTTACCTTTTTCTATTTCTTTTTTAGTTATTTCATCTAATTCTGAACTAAATTGTGCAAATGATTCTAATTCTCTATATTTAGCTAAAGCTAAACGTATACCTGCTCCTAATTTTTTTATAATTTTAGTTTGTGCTGTACCCCCAACTCTAGATACTGATAATCCTACATTGATTGCTGGTCTTGTACCAGCATTAAATAAATTTGTTTCAAGAAATATTTGACCATCTGTTATAGAAATAACATTTGTAGGGATAAAGTCTGATACATCTCCACCTTGTGTTTCTATTATTGGTAAAGCTGTTAAAGACCCTGTTGTTTGAATTTTACCTTTCGTATTTTTACTAACATAATTTTCATTTACACGTGAAGCTCTTTCTAATAATTTTGAATGTATATAAAAAATATCACCTGGATAAGCTTCTCTTCCTGGTGGTCTTTTTAATAATAATGATATTTGTCTATATGCCCAAGCTTGTTTGGTTAAATCATCATATACAATTAATGCATTTTGTCCTCTATCACGAAAATATTCTCCCATAGTACAACCGGTATAAGGGACTAAATATTGCATTATAGCCGGATCTGATGCTGAAGCCATAACTACTATTGTATATTTCATAGCTCCATGTTTTTCAAAAATCTTTACATTTTTTACAATATTAGATTTTTTTTGACCTATAGCAACATATATACATATTATATCTTTGTTTTTTTGATTTATAATAATATCCATAACAAGAGATGTTTTACCTACATTTCTATCACCTATAATTAATTCCCTTTGCCCTAAACCTATTGGTATCATTGAATCTATTGCTTTTATACCTGTATTTAATGGTTGATTTACAGTTTTTCTAAAAATTACCCCGGGCGCTATTTTTTCAATAAAATCAGTTGTTTTTGTTTTTATTTTTCCTTTACCATCTATAGCATTTCCTAATGTATCAACCACTCTACCAATTAATTCTAAACCTACAGGTACTTTTAATAATTTACCTGTACATTTACAGTTCATTCCTTCTGAAAGATTCTTATAATCTCCTAATATAACTATACCTACATTATTACGTTCAATATTAAAAACTAATCCACTAAGATTATCAATAAATTCTATTATTTCACCATACATAGCATCATATAATCCATATACACGAACAATGCCATCAAACACATTAAGTATTATTCCTTCCGTTTGCATTTCTAATTTAAACTTAATATTTTTAATTTCTTTTTTTATTATATTACTAATTTCCGAAAAATTTATTTTGTTCATAATATATTACCCAAGGTTTGTTTTAATTGATTTAATCTACCAATTATAGAACAATCTATAATAATATTTTTGATTTTTATAATTAAACCACCAATTGTATTTGTTTTAATGTTTATATTGTTTATAAAAATTTTTTTTTGAAATTTTAAACTTAAAATCTTTATTATTTTTTTTTTTTGATTTTTATTTAATATAAAAGCACTAATAATTCTTATATTTAAAATATTATAGTGTTTTAATATTTTTTTTTCATACTTATATAAAATATAATTTCTTATATGTATTTTATTATTTATTAATAATAAATTAATTATATTTAAACTTTCTTTATCTAAATATTTTTTTATTTTTTTATTACAAATAAAATCTTTAAATCCATTATTTTTTTTATAATAAGTTAAAATAAAATCAATTATTTTTATTCTATTTTTCCATTCATCTAAATCTTTTGATAACACTGATAATTCCCATATTGCTTTAAAATATGGTTGATTATTTTCTACTTTTTCAGAGATTTTCATATTTGTTTTACTAAGTTTTTAAAAAAATCTTTATTTATATTTATATCTATGGATTTTTCTAATATTTTTTCTAAACCTATTAAAGATACTTTAATTAGTTGTTCATGTAAATCTTTTTTTCTATTTAACATTTCTTCTTCAAAAAGTTTTTTTCTTTTTTTTATTATAACTTCACTTTCTTTTATTGATATATTTCTTACTTTTTCAAGTATATAATTATAATGTGATTGTGCATTTTCTATTATTAAATCTGCTTCATTTTTTGCTTTACATAAAATATATTTTGATTCTTTTTTTGCTTTATATAATTCTTTTTTTGCTGTTTTAGCAGCGGTTAAAGCATTATTTATTTGTTTTTCTCTTTCTAATATATTGTTTTTTATTGGCGGCCAAATATATTTTTTACAACACCATATTAATATAGCAAAGTTAATAACTTCACCTAAAATTGTTAAATTTATATTCACACATATTACCTTAATCTTAATGTAAGTTATTTCACCCTGATACTACAAATATTAAATATAAAGCAATACCTACACCAATCATTGGTACTGCATCTATTAATCCTGTCATTAAAAATGTACGAGTTAATAATAAATTACTTAATTCCGGTTGTCTGGCAGTAGATTCTAATAATCTACCACCTATAATACCAAAGCCTATCCCTGTACCTACAGCACCTAAACCTATCATAATCGCAGCAGCTATATAAATATCCATTGTTTTCTCCATATTTATTTCATATTAATTATTTGTTTTATATGATTTATTTAAATAAATTATAGTCAACATCATAAAAATAAAAGATTGTAAAGGTATTATTAAAATATGAAAGATTCCCCATATTAAACTTACTATCCATTGTATCCAATAAGGTAAAAGATTAATTAATATAAATATAACTTCAGATGCAAACATATTTCCAAATAAACGTAAAGATAAAGATAAAGGTTCAATTAATAAATTAATCATTTCTAATATTAGATTAAACGGTATGAAAAATATATTATTAAATGGTTTTATACAAATTTCTTTAATCCAACCCGTTAAACCTTTATTTTTTATATTATAAAATAATATTATCACAAATACAGTTAGTGACATACCTACTGTTATATTTATATCTGATGTTGCTAATATTTTAATATTTTTATCAATATTTAATAAATACAAAATTATATTAATAATATCCATTGGTAATAAATCAATAACATTCATTAATAAAATACACATAAAAATAACTAATGAAAGTGGTCCTATTACTTCATTATTATATTTAAAATTATTAATTATTATTTTATTTATAATTTCAATTATATATTCTACTACATTTAATAAACCTTTAGGAGTTGTATTATAATTTAATAAAAACGAACAATTTTTAAAAACAAATAAAAATAACCAACCCATTACTATAGAAACCAATATAGAATCTAAATTTATTGAAACAAAACCCATAGATTTTATCTGTTCTATATTTTGTGCAAATATCCACCCTTGATTTGGATAATATCCAAACGTCAAATTTTGTAAATGATGTTTTATATATTTAGTATAATAGAAATTGTTCATAATATGATTGGTTATTGTTTGTTTTTTTTTAAATAAAATAATATGATTGATATAGCAGCTGGGGTAACTCCTGAAATCCTTTTTATATCAGCTAATGTTTTTAGTTTTTTTACTTTTTGATATATTTCTTTTGAAAGTCCAATACCATTACAATCCCAATTAGTAGGTAACAATATTTTTTCATATTTTTTCATATTTTTTACTTCTTGTTTTTGCCGTTCAATATATCCTTTATATTTGATTTGTATTTGTATTTGTTCTATTATTTCTTTAGGTAATTTATTATCAATCAACTTTATATATCTTAATAAATCAATGTATTTCAATTTTTTTATATTAATTATACCATTTTTTTTTAATTTATTTTTTATAAAAATGTTTTGAAATCTATAAATTTCTTGTTCTATTTTTGTACTTTTTTTTATATAATAACAATAACGATAATTTTTTATTAAACCTATTTTATAACCTATTTCTGTTAAACGTAAATCTGCATTATCTTCACGTAATAATAATCTATATTCAGATCTTGAGGTAAACATTCTATAAGGTTCATTTGTTCCTTTGTTTATTAAATCATCGATCATAACTCCAATATAAGATTGATTACGTTTTGGATACCATGGTTCTAATCCTTTTATATTTATTGAAGCATTTATTCCTGCTATTAATCCTTGTGCAGCTGCTTCTTCATATCCAGTGGTACCATTAATTTGACCTGCAAAATATAAATTTTTTATAAATTTTGTTTCTAATGTAGGATATAAATCACGGGGATCTATATAATAATATTCTATTGCATAACCGGGTCTAGTTATATAAGCGTTTTCTAAACCTGAGATACTTTGTATAATTTTTTTTTGTAAATTCAAAGGTAAAATAGTAGAAATTCCATTCGGATAAACTTCATTAAAATTTAAATTTTCTGGTTCTAAAAAAATTTGATGTCTTTTTCTATTTGAAAACTTATAAAGTTTATCTTCTATAGAAGGACAATATCGCGGTCCTATACCTTTTATTTGACCAGTAAATATAGGTGATTTATATATATTATTTATAATAATTTCATGTGTATATTCATTTGTATAAGTAAGAAAACAATTTAATTGTTTTCTTTTTCTTTTTATATAAAAAAAAGACATATTAGGAATCGGAATAATCCCTGACTGTTTTTCTAATTTACAAAGATTAATACTTTTAGCATCAATTCTAGGTGGTGTACCTGTTTTTAATCTAGAAATTTTAAATGGTAATTCTTTTATTTTTTGTGCTAATATATTTGAATTCTTATCATTTATTCTACCACCTATAAATTTATTTAATCCTATATAGATTTTTCCTCCTAAAAAAGTACCATTACATAATATTACTTTTTTACTATACAAACATATACCTTCAGAAGTGATAATACCTTTAACTTTATTATTTTTTATAATTAAATCTATAACTGTTTGTTGAATTACTGTTAATTTTTTTTGATTTTGTATTACTTTTTTTATAAATACTTTATATAAATTACGATCAATTTGAATTCTTGTAGATCTTACAGCTGGTCCTTTACTATTATTTAATATCCGACACTGTATTCCCGAATAATCGGTGGCTAAGGCCATTATACCCCCTAATGCATCTATTTCTTTTACTATTTGACTTTTTCCTATACCCCCTATTGCTGGATTGCAAGAAAACTTACCTATGGTTTCAATATTATCCGTTATAAGTAAAGTTTTAACCCCTATTTTAGATGATGCTAAACTAGCTTCAATTCCTGCATGTCCACCTCCAACGACTATTATTTCATAAATATTCATACCTTTATTTACCTATACAAAACTTTGTAAAAAGTTTGTTAAAAAGTTGTTTCTTAATATTATATCCAAGAATTTCTTCTAAATATTTTTGTATAATATATAAATTTTCAGATAAATTTTCATTTATATCATTCCCTTTAATATAATAATGAATTATATTAATTATTTTGTCTAAATAATAAATTTGACGGTTTTTTATACAAAATAAATTTTCATCCGTTATGTTATTTTGTTTTAAAATTTTATTTTTTATATTTTGTTTTAATGTTTTTATTCCGTGTTTTGTCTTTGTTGAAATATTAATAATTTTATTATCTTGTGTTATTGCTTTATTTTTTATTAAATCTATTTTATTTCTTATTATAAGAACCTTTTGTTTGAAATATTTTTTAAAAATATCTATATTATTTTCTTTATTATCTAATAATATTAAAATTAAATCTGCTTTGTTTAATTCTTCCATTGCACGTTTTATTCCAATTTGTTCTATTAAATTGATATTTTTTTCATCTTGTCTTATCCCCGCTGTATCAATCAAACATATCGGGATTCCATATAAAACTATATTTACTTTTAATAAATCTCTGGTTGTACCTTTAATATTTGTAATTATTGCATTATCATTTTCCGTTAAAAGATTAAATAAACTTGATTTACCTACATTAGGTTTACCTGTTATTACTATTTGTATAGTATTATTCATTAAATACCCTTTAAAAGCTTTTTTTTTTAATAACATTAATAAATAAAATAATTTATTAATTTTATTTAATATATTTTTATTTGTTAATTTTTGTTGGATTATTAGTTTTTCTTTAAACTCATTTGGAAAATTTATCATTGCTTCTATATTTATACGTAAAATTATTATTTCTTTAATTATTTTTTTTATAGTTGTAGAAAAACTACCTTCAAACGAATTTAGAGCTGTTTTTAATGTTACTTTGGAATTGGATTTTATTATTTCAATTAAAGACTCCACTTGTATTAAATCTATTTTATTATTTAAAAACGCTCTTTCTGTAAATTCTCCTGGTTTTGCTAATCTAGCACCTAATTTTATTATATATTCTAATAATATATCTAAGATTATTGGTCCACCGTGACATTGTAGTTCAAGTATATTTTCTCCTGTGAACGAATTAGGAGATTTAAAAAATATTGCTATACCTTTATCTATTATTTTTTTATTTATATCTAAAAAAGGTACATAATATGCATATCTAGATTTAGGTATAAAACCTAAGATTTTTTTGGAAATTATATTTACTTTATCATTTCCTGATATTCTAATAATACCAATACTAGAATATCCATATAATGTGGCTTTAGCACAAATAATATCATTTTTATTCATATTTTTTTATAATAAAATATTGTTGTATGATTGATATAATATTATTAGTTATCCAATAAATTAATAAACATGAAGGAAACCATAAAAAAAACAAAGTAAATAATATAGGTAAGATTTGTAGTATGTTATTTTTTTTATATTTATTATTTATCTTTTGTTGAAGTAATATAGACAAACCCATTATTATAGGTAAAATAAAATATGGATCCATTAACGATAAATCTTGTATCCATAATATAAATGGAGAATTTTTTAATTCTATGGATTTAGTTAAAGTCCAATAGAATGAAATAAAAATAGGTGTTTGTATAATTATAGGTAAACAACTATTTAATGGATGTATTTTTTCTTTTTTATATATTTTTATTATTTCTTCTGTTATTTTGTTTTTATCTTTTTTATATTTTTTTTCTATATTATATAATATAGGTTTTAGTTTACGGATTTTTATTATTGTTTTATAAGATATATATGATAATGGTAATAAGATAAACTTTATTACAATTGTTAATATTATTATTGAAAAGCCCCAATTTCTAATCAACAAATTAATTTTACAAAGTATCCAATATATAGGTTCATATATAAACCAACAACTACCATAATGTATAATTGTGTCCAAAATTTTATTCTTTTTTTTATTAAAAATTAATTAGTTTTATTAATAATTTATTTAATAATATATAAATTATTATTTTCATTATATATTTTTTTATACATAAAATAATATTTACATTAATCAAATTATATTGAAATAATCTTATATATTCTTTAAATAATCTTTTTAATAAATTACGCTTCACTGATTTCTTAAAATTGTTTTTTATATAATACATATATATAAATTTTTTTTTCTTATTTGGAAGAAATCCAATACAAATAAAATGTTTATTAATTAACTTAAAATTATAAAACATTTTTATGTTTGTTTTTAATTTTTTATTTATTTTATATTTCATTATTTACATATTATATAACGTTTTTTTTTTCTACGATTGGAAAGAATTTTTCTTCCATTTTTATTAGACATGCGTTTTCTAAAACCATTAACACGTTTTAATTTCATTTTACTAGGTTGAAAAGTCCGTTTCATTAATATATAATCTCCTTTAATATATATATATAATATAATTTATTAAATTCATATAATGAAATTTATAATTTATAGAGATCTTTTAATTAAATCACTTACTTTTTTAATAGGATTAATAAACAAACATCAAAGCATACCTATTCTTTCTAATATTTTAATTAAAGTTTATAAAAATCGCTTTATAGAAATGATTAGTTCTAATTTAGAAATGGAATTTAAAAGTAATATATTTATTAATGACAATATTGAAGCAGGTACTACAACTGTATCTGCTATTAAATTAATGTATATATGTAAATCTTTACCAGAAAACACACAAATAAATTTTGAAACTATTAATAATAAATTATTTATTTATACTGATAATTCCAAATTTATTTTATCAACTATCAAGTCAAATTTATTTCCAAAATTTGATCAAAATAAAAAAAATAATTTAATATTAACAATAAATAAAAATATATTAAAAAACTTAATACAAGTCACTTATTTTTCTATGGCAGAAGAAGATATTAGATATTATTTAAATGGTATTTTATTAGAAATAAATAAAACCACTATAAGAACTGTCGCTACAGATGGACATAGATTAGCAGTTTGTTCAAAATATATTATAAATAACATGTTTTACGGGTTGAAAAAACTAATTTTACCAAGAAACAGTATTGTTATTTTAATACGTTTATTAAAAGAAGAAGATGAAATAATTAAATTAACTATTGGTATAAATTTTTTTCAAATAAAAATAAAAAATTTTATTTTTATTACTAAAAATATTGATGGTCAATTTCCTTCTTATAAAGAAGTTATACCTACATTATATACAAATCGCATATTAATCAATAAAAATGAATTACGTTTATCATTAATACGTAGTGCTATCTTTTCAAAAGAAAAAAATAAAAGTATAGTTTTTAACATTAAACATAAACAATTATATATTAATTCAATCAATTCAGAAAAAGAAATTGTAAAAGAATATATTTCAATAAATTATCATGGTAAGCAAATAGAAATAGGTTTTAATGTAGATTATTTAATAGATGTATTAAATGTTATAGAAACCAATTATATATATATCTCTTTCTATAATTCAAATAATAGTATTTTAATAGAGCCTATTCTAACCAAAAATAATATAATTAATTTTAATAATGAATATAAATATAAATATATTGTAATGCCTATTATTATTTAATAACTATGTCAAATTATTCATATAACTCATCTAA of Candidatus Portiera aleyrodidarum contains these proteins:
- the atpE gene encoding F0F1 ATP synthase subunit C yields the protein MDIYIAAAIMIGLGAVGTGIGFGIIGGRLLESTARQPELSNLLLTRTFLMTGLIDAVPMIGVGIALYLIFVVSG
- the atpH gene encoding ATP synthase F1 subunit delta, which codes for MKISEKVENNQPYFKAIWELSVLSKDLDEWKNRIKIIDFILTYYKKNNGFKDFICNKKIKKYLDKESLNIINLLLINNKIHIRNYILYKYEKKILKHYNILNIRIISAFILNKNQKKKIIKILSLKFQKKIFINNINIKTNTIGGLIIKIKNIIIDCSIIGRLNQLKQTLGNIL
- the argF gene encoding ornithine carbamoyltransferase; amino-acid sequence: MNLRNRNLLSLINHTKEEINYLINLASYLKKSKYIGNEYPRLKGKNIALIFEKSSTRTRCAFQIAANDQGANVTYIDSKSSQMGYKESIKDTAKVLGRMFDAIQYRGYSQKIIEELAKHSGIPVFNGLTNEFHPTQVLADVLTMLEHSNKSLNNIKYAYLGDARYNIGRSLLLIGAKMGMDIRIAAPKKLWPEEKFFILCNNIAKKNNAKILLVEDPYIAVKNVDFIYTDVWVSMGESEEVWCDRIKSLSKYQINKEIIKATNNYKVKVMHCLPSFHNNETLIIKNLLKNDFIKNKKKLVNGFEITDEIFESSYNISFDQVENRIHTIKSIMVATLS
- the atpC gene encoding ATP synthase F1 subunit epsilon is translated as MNSIQCDIMSIDCLIFSKKIKQITAMGTEGELGILSGHAPIITQLNSGPLIITHVNDKKEIFYLDGGLMEVESNMISCLAYTIIKANDINEYEINKSINEAKKIIKEKSSKINYTRAIADIALANSRLRTLKVFKKLTRKGNK
- the atpG gene encoding ATP synthase F1 subunit gamma, encoding MILATKEIKLQIEIIKNTKKITSAMEMVSASKMRKLQNRMLLSRYYTKKIKEICNRIVTDNNINYKNNYININKKIQKICYILITSDKGLCGGLNINLFRKLLNYIKNKKTKYCFCTLGTIGNKFIKKYGGEIIYYKKNLGDYPKIIDFYNLIKVIIREYDNNQIDCIKIIYNKSISSIKALPIIKNILPLNIKKEILNKIVYIYETYDFNKLLKNIFTKYIESQIYQSILDNITCEQSSRMISMKKATENANNLIIDLNNIYNKLRQANITQEISEIVNGAALV
- the atpF gene encoding F0F1 ATP synthase subunit B — encoded protein: MNINLTILGEVINFAILIWCCKKYIWPPIKNNILEREKQINNALTAAKTAKKELYKAKKESKYILCKAKNEADLIIENAQSHYNYILEKVRNISIKESEVIIKKRKKLFEEEMLNRKKDLHEQLIKVSLIGLEKILEKSIDININKDFFKNLVKQI
- the atpD gene encoding F0F1 ATP synthase subunit beta; amino-acid sequence: MNGKIVQIIGAVIDVEFKKNKLPKIYYALKVEKINLILEVQQHIGDNIVRTIAMGSTEGIKRNLKVINTNSPIKVPVGIKTLGRIMNVLGEPIDEKGPINEKQIMSIHNNSPKYIEQSINNEILETGIKVIDLMCPFVKGGKIGLFGGAGVGKTVNMMELIRNIAIEHSGFSVFAGVGERTREGNDFYNEMKVSKVLDKVSLVYGQMNEPSGNRFRAALTGLTIAEAFRDEGRDVLLFIDNIYRYTLAGTEISALLGRMPSAVGYQPTLAEEVGMLQERITSTKKGSITSIQAVYVPADDLTDPSPAAIFSHLDATIVLSRKIAELGIYPAIDPLESTSRQLDPLVVSSKHYKVSLKVRKILQRYKELKDIIAILGLDELSEEDKNIVNRARKIQNFLSQPFFVAEIFTGKLGKYVKVEDTINGVNSILNGEYDNIHEQAFYMIGSMEELKKI
- the atpA gene encoding F0F1 ATP synthase subunit alpha, with the translated sequence MNKINFSEISNIIKKEIKNIKFKLEMQTEGIILNVFDGIVRVYGLYDAMYGEIIEFIDNLSGLVFNIERNNVGIVILGDYKNLSEGMNCKCTGKLLKVPVGLELIGRVVDTLGNAIDGKGKIKTKTTDFIEKIAPGVIFRKTVNQPLNTGIKAIDSMIPIGLGQRELIIGDRNVGKTSLVMDIIINQKNKDIICIYVAIGQKKSNIVKNVKIFEKHGAMKYTIVVMASASDPAIMQYLVPYTGCTMGEYFRDRGQNALIVYDDLTKQAWAYRQISLLLKRPPGREAYPGDIFYIHSKLLERASRVNENYVSKNTKGKIQTTGSLTALPIIETQGGDVSDFIPTNVISITDGQIFLETNLFNAGTRPAINVGLSVSRVGGTAQTKIIKKLGAGIRLALAKYRELESFAQFSSELDEITKKEIEKGKRITELMKQKQFNTMSVAEISILLYAANKDYLYDINVKKIFSFEKELINYYNLNYKKLINLINNNGKEEYIENFKQILENFKEKYR